The sequence below is a genomic window from Lolium perenne isolate Kyuss_39 chromosome 4, Kyuss_2.0, whole genome shotgun sequence.
GCACTCTGTTAAATTTCACCCACTCAAGTCAAATGCATGTGTCGGAGTCCAGTACGACACTTCCCTCTGAGCTCAGACTCAGTGTCTTCTTCTAAGATACACCTGAAATAAGAAAGGTCAAAGGATTGCAGGAGCACCACACATGCTTCTGCCTGTCGCTCTTCTCCTGTAAGTTCTCCTTCCATGTACACATGGTTAACTTCTGAATGTTCCTCTGCCTCTTCTTTGCTTCACTTGATTGCTTTCCTTCCTTTAGAGTGACCGCTGTGTGTTCTTCTCTGAGGTTGTCTGGTCTCTTGCTTCCCTTGTGTGCAGGGAAGGGATGAATTGGGGAGGTTTTGTTTTGCTCAAGCACTCAGGTGCAGTAGATTATGTTCAGAAGCTTCCACCTGCAGAACCAGAATTAGTAGGAAACTGAAAACAGAGTCCATTTTAGATATCATGAATCTTTATGCTCAAATTCTTAATAAGTATACTAAGAACAGGCTGTGAAGTTGGGGAAATTGCTATGCTATTGCCAAAATTTAAACTCATGTTATTTTCTTCTCAACTTCTCCTCCCCATATATCAAGATGCTTATAACAATGGGTTATAACgaaaataaattaaaaaataaaattatGTGTGTCGTGTAGTGCGGCATGTAAATAAGATACAACATATCTGTTGTGGAGTTCACTACAAACTGTACAGGTCCAAGTGGGTACCTTTATTCCAGCAGTAGCATCATTTATTTCAAAACAATAGTTACTGGGCCATTGTGTCTCATCTTTATATTCGGTAGTCTCACTGGATCCAGTCTATGGACTTGAGATGGAAATGATAATCTGTAACTGAAACCAATTTTGAGCATTGCAATTAGGATTTCATTAACCTGAATCTTCCTTCCTGTTTTTCAGTTGTAGGTTCTTGTCAGACTTCTCTCTCAACATTATTGTCTTGCTGCTTTGTGTGTTCCATTCTTCTCAGTTTGCTCTGCTGGTCTTCTCACACACTTTATTTTGCTATTCAGTAATGCGGCTACCTGGCACTAATTCAGATTAAACTGATCCTTCTGTGTTCCATCAAGCACAAATTCAGAATAAATCGAGCAGTGTTTGTGCTCCCGAAAAATAGTTTCAGAAAGCATGAAGTTAGTAGCTTTCGGATTAGTTTTATTGGGGTGCCTCCAATCTTTGGCAGCTCCTGACCGCCAAGGTAAATCCCTTATATTTTGACATATATTTGAATATCTTTGCCACATCAGATATTACTCTACATGGTCAGCATTAGGTTATTTCAGATTTAATTGGAATATTTTACTGTGAACTATTGATTATTTCTATTTGACTAGACTATCAGTTGGAGATTTGCTTCCCTGTCTTTATAAATTATAATTAGCCAAGTATGTTTCATATAAACAGTATAATTACCATAGTAATCCTACGGAATGTGTTGTAAATGAGGCCTAAAATTGAGCTACTAATACACCAGTGCTGGCTAGTGGATATCAACCACTCCTTCAATTGCTTAGTAGATTTTCAGTTCTATTCCTAGGGAGCATAAAACTGTAAAAGCACTTCTCGTCAAATATTAAATATTAAATTATTTTAATGAATTGGACTACTTTTGGTTTGCATCAGTTAGGATCCAGATTGCAAGTGAAACACTGAACAGATACATTCTCTTGTATTTAGTGCCTACCTCATAATCCTGCAAACAAAATGACTTTTTTTTCTCAGTCATAGCACTGCATGAAATAAGGATGATGCTCACCGACAGCCGCGGTGTTTTGAAAGACTGGAATGATAATCAAGTTAGTCCCTGCTACCTTGCTAATGTTAGATGTGATCAACACGGCGACGTTATTGGAATGTAAGTGAAAGAATTCATCTCAAGTACTTTTAAAAAATACACTGAGCATAGTGAAATCTTCACTACTTCTACTAAATTATTTTTGAAATGCTTGATACCAACTTAGAACCCTTGAAAACCTCTCATCAGAAAACAAGGGTTTCACTTCGGCAGCACATTCTTCATGATCAACTCATTTGTCCCTTGAAAGAATTCATCTCAAGTACTTTTAAAAAATACACTGAGCATAGTGAAATCTTCACTACTTCTACTAAATAATTTTTGAAATGCTTGATACCAACTTAGAACCCTTGAAAACCTCTCATCAGAAAACAAGGGTTTCACTTCGGCAGCACATTCTTCATGATCAACTCATTCGTCCTTTTACTATTATAATACAGTTCTCTGTAGCAATTTACTCATGCTCAGGTGACTACATGCTAGTTTCTCATTTCCAAATTTGCAGAACTTTGAGCTCGTCAGGATTAAGTGGAGTCTTGTCACCCAGCATTGCAACGATAAAAACTTTACAGCAGCTGTAAGTTCAGTTATCTACTCTGCAACTATGTTGTATTTCAAGATTACACTTTACAAGAAAGAGTCTAGTCAAACATACATCTCACTTTTCCTTCCAAAAGGGATGACTTTCTGATCATTACATACTTGTTTTCAGGTTATTGGACGGTAACAGCATAACAGGAGGAATTCCACAAGAGTTAGGGAACCTATCAAATTTAATGACTCTGAAACTTGGAAGAAATAAATTAAATGGCTCGATACCTGAATCTGTTGGCCTTCTTTCAGAACTCCAAAATCTGTAAGTGAGCCCATAACTCGTGTTATCATGGCTGAAGAACAGCTCTAACACTGATATCTTGGACAGGGATCTAAGCCACAATTTGTTGATTGGCAACATTCCGAGCTCCTTGTCAAATCTTCCATCGTTGAACAATATGTAAGTTGGATTTTGGTGGTGATTTATCCATAAAACTTGTGCAACAGTGAATGTCACCAACAATATTCATTATTACTACTTTTTCACATAAATAAAAGACAGCTCTATTATCTTATGATATATGATAACTCGTGTTTTGCAGCAATCTTGCATATAACAGTCTTAGCGGCGAAATACCAGAACAGCTACTTCAGGTGTCCCAATATAAGTACGTATATCTTTAGTATTTTAAATTATGTTATACAAACGATTTCATGTGTACCACTTTACAGTTTACATAATAATTGAAATTAAGTTTTTCCAGCTATACAGGCAATCATTTGAATTGTGACCAGCACTTAACTTCATGTGCGGGAGGCACTAATAAGACAGGTGATTTAGATAGCCATATAGCAATATATACTGAACCATACATCTGTACAAAGAAGCAACATATATTGTCAAACTAAATCCTCGGTAATAGCAACAGGTGGATCAAGGAACTCCACACTCAAGGTGATTATTGGAAGCATTGGTGGAGCAGTCACACTGATTGTGTTTGTAGTTCTATTTCTGCTATGGTGGCAAAGAATGCGCCACCATCCTGAAATCTACATTGATGTTGCAGGTTCATTCAGCAAGATCACtacaaaaaaaatcaaatttatATCATAATTAAAATTTCAATGATGAAGAAGATTTTCCATGAGTTGAACCATTTGCTTCAATTTTTAGGTCAGCATGACCACAGCCTAGAGTTTGGGCAGATAAAGCGTTTCTCGTGGCGAGAACTCCAGATTGCAACCAATAATTTCAGTGAGCTAAGTGTTCTTGGCAAGGGCGGTTTCGGTAAAGTGTACATAGGAGTGCTTCCAGGTCCAGACAGTAAGAAAGTTGCAGTCAAACGACTGTTTGAAGTGGAAAGCCCCGAAGGTGAAATGGCTTTCCTCAGAGAAGTGGAATTGATAAGCATTGCTGTGCATAAGAACATATTAAGATTAATAGGGTTCTGCACAACGCCGACCGAGCGGCTCTTGGTATACCCTTTCATGGAGAACCTGAGTGTTGCTTCCCGTTTAAGAGGTAAGGATAAGCTAAGATAACCTCTTCATCTCTTTGTTTAGGTGTGTCAGCTGGGTTGACGCATGCAATTGTGTTGTGTCAGTTAGTGTAGACCAGAAACTAGATTGCAGGTTGTAAATGTTCAGTAAGTGAGAAAATAGATATTATGAAGTACTACACCAGTTCCTAAATATAAGAAGTTTTGGTAGGTAGGGGTGTGCAAAATCCCACACCATACAAACCGGGGAAACCGGCTAGAGTGGAGCTAGTTCATTCTTTTTCACAAAATTAACCTCAACTTCGAGTTTAGTGCAAAAACACTGAACTAGCAAAAATCGGTCAAACCGTGAGACCGTATTTGTCCACAACTATTGGTAGGCTATGTTAGAACAGAGGTATATTAAATTATCTCTAAGTTCTATAccggacactaaatttgtttcattaTATGTTTTTTTAGGATAATACTATATCATATAATTCATTTGTGCAACACTACTGCTAATGGAACATAAACAATTCCAGATATAGAACTTAATGAACAAACATTAGATTGGCCAACAAGAATGAGAATCGCACTTGGTGCTGCCCGTGGTTTGGAATATCTTCATGAGCACTGCAATCCCAAAATCATCCACCGTGATGTCAAGGCCGCCAATGTCCTACTTGACGGGAAGTTTGAAGCAGTCATAGGAGACTTTGGGCTGGCGAAGATGATGGACATAGGGAGAAACACAGTGACAACAGGGGTCCGCGGGACAATGGGCCACATAGCTCCTGAGTACTTTAAGACGGGAAGGCCATCAGTGAAGACAGACATATTTGGATATGGTGTCATGTTATTAGAGATTGTGACAGGTGAGCGTGCAATTTTCCCCCACTTCATGGAAGGGGATGGCGAGGTCATGCTCATTGATCAAGTAAGATAGCACTACTTTACTGAACTGTTGTTTATAAGTAACCAAGTAAAGATTATATTGCATGATGTTTCTGAAATCTTATGAAACTAGAGTAACCAAAAGCATTCTGATGTAGCCATTCTTTCTCACCTTAATAACTAATATGGGCAGCAGTTTGGTGCTTAGATATGAGCACTATGCAGTATGTTTAGGCTTGTGGTATGAACAATGAAATTTCCTTGCATTTTCTACTAATATCTTGGCTTGCATGCTCACATGGTTGACTCATATGAGATTGACTGATTAATCTGAAGGTGAAATTGATGATGCAAGAAGGGcgattggaagaaatcatagaccaCAATATAGACTGTGCATATGACTCTCAAGAGCTAGTAAAAATTATCCAAGTAGCACTCCTCTGCACCCACATTAACCCTGGTCAACGCCCTGCTATGTCGGAAGTTGTGCATATGCTGGAAGGAAATATTGTGTCGAAAGATCGGTGGGAGGAGTGGCAGCGAGCTGAGCTTACCCGCCGGGAGCAGTATGAGAATAAGCAGCACCACAAATTATTCAGCTTCAGTGAGGAATCACTTAACATCCATGAAGCCATTGAGCTATCTGGTGGCAGATGAGCTGCAAGAATATCTGGTTTCACTTGCATCTTTGTTAGAAAGAGGAAATATCAGAACTCAGAAATGTTTTTGCAGATATTATCTATCAGGAATACTCAAAAGAATTGGGAAGAAAATGCAAGCGGGTTTATAGGATCATTGATAGAACTATTTATAAGTAACTGCACATAGTATGTGGTGCTGTTAACACAGTGTTGTACTGTTGTGCTTCTACATATAGCTCACACATTACTAATCTATGTATAGTTGATTTTATCTGTGTGCACATGAAATTTTCTGATATGTGTATGACTATAGTTGCTTGTTAGATAAGCCACATAATTTCTTGAAAAGTTTAGTCAAAATTCCAGCATGCATCTTTCAAAATCCTTTGTTTTCGAAATGGAAACTtgtcccagcctctgcatcaattgatgcatacggCTTTTTATTAACCTTATTACTTGTTATTAATCTTTCAAAATCCTAACTAGAGATAAATAAACTGACAAACAATAGCCTAAGACAACTGCACAGCAATGTTTTCCACAAAGGAAAATCTGGAATTTTAAGGGTGATTGGAGGAATGAAGGTGACCATCAATGAAGATAAAACCAACAAACAAGAATCAAGATATTACTAATTAGTTATTAATTATTATACAAGGGAACATGTGTAAATACAAGCAATGGTCATATGGAGCTCAACACCAAACATGTACAGTGAGAACACATAAAAGGAGGTCAAGACATGAGAAAGAATCAAAGAAATCTCCACTTCAGTTACCAACTGTGGCGCAGATGACACTGTATAATCAACATGATTGCTTAGGCAATACTAGTTTCCTTAAATACCAGCAAGCATCAAGATTTTCCTGACAAGGCATGAATTCCCGGAGTCATGAGCACCCTCATCTGCTTTGGCCAGTTTTCAGGTCGTTCTTTCATTCAAGGAGACTTCTCACGATATTATTTGCAACTGTTAGATATTTTAACTGGCCCGCTCCCAATTTTTGCAGCAGATTTTCTGATGTCCAACTAGCTTGACATTGAGAATTAGGATAAGAGCCCTAGCAGGAAACAAGCATCCAAACCACAGGTACACGCGGCTCAACTGTTGTTATATCTGGGTTAGTTAAGAACGACGAAAGAAACCAACATCAGCAATGAGCGTGGTTCAGATAAGAAGCATCAGGTCTGCAGAAAGTagaaaaaaaatcaggaaaactaGATGTTCAATGTTCAAATCCGCAGTGCAACTATGTTGAACAAATCATATTTGCATTTATAAACACAGCTACCATAAAAAAAACTTTGCCTAATCAGGTCTGCGGAAAGTAGAACAAAAAACAGAAAACTACGACATGTATCGTTCGAATCTGCAGTTCAATTATGTTCATGAATGATATTTGCATTTACAAGCACAACTATCCTAAAAAAACTTTGCCTTAAGTAATATAGGATGAACAAGGAAGCTATGAAGAAAACATGGTCATGAAAAAATGTGAAGTTAAAagctactccctctgttcctaaATATAAGACGTTCTGTCAGTTTAAAACTGAACTGCGAGGACATCCTATGTTTAGGAACAGTGGGAGTAACAACTATGGTCCAAGGTGAATGCAGAAAAAACAGTGGAAATAAATTGCATAACCTTGCTACTTCTTACAAGAATGTTTCAAAGGAGAATTGAGACGGCTGGAGTATGGCTATGTGGTGCCAAAAAAACATGCAATTCAGACAACAACACAGAGAAACAATATACACTAGTAGGAATAGCATAGGATAAAGTTTGCGAACCCATCTGCGTATCAGAGCCTTCATATTGTAGAAAATGTGTGACCTGTCAGTGAAGAAACTCACTACTGTGAATAAGGATAACATGAAATTAGATCTTGAGAAGCATAGAGGGTATAGAAAAGCAGAGATAACCTTCATATAGCAGGCATATGGACTTTGTTGAATATCTCCAACATAGACTTGTTCTCCTGTACAGACACAAATTCTTAAATCTAGTCTCAAATTAAAATACTGTTGATGGTGGACTATCAGTTGCCCCAGAATAAGCAACAACCTTCTTTCTTTTCACATGTTTATGCACACGCCATTTATGTCATCAAGCAGTTCTTGGGTCTCTCACCCAGTACACTGACTAAAATCAGGTCACATAGACCTGGCCTGGAAATCATATAAGACCAGTGAGTATGCAAAAGCCGAACTTTGAGCAACTAATATTGAGAAATAACTTTCGAAGGAGTCATGGCACATATAAGAAAATCATACAGTTTTACAATCATTTGATTAGCATTGCAACCGCTGAAGAACAATGAGCACCTCCTGTAGAATATTTCTTCCATATCAGTGCAAGCTATTGGATTGATCTTCCAATCTTCCTAATTAAGCTAGACTACAGCATTGTTTTCTTGAAAGCTGGTGATTCTTTTCGAGATCTTATCAGATACTTCAGAAGCTAGGGCGTATCTATTGTTGGTGTAGCATGAATTAATGAAGCCAGTATAAGTCACATGGTCAACAGCCCAATCCTGGTCCAAAGCACGTTTCAGGAAAAGACTTGCATCATCCACATTTCCTGCAGCACTGAGCTTTCTAACTAGCACGCTTATTGTGTGAGTCTGTCGCCGTTTATCCAATCTATCCAATATCGATACAGCAACACTTGTCTTCTCCCTCCTGCAATATTCAAAGGCTAAAGTGACAGGAGTTACTTCACATGGCACCAAACATTTATCAAGCATGCCCTCGTATAATGACCGTGCTTCCTCTAGCCTCGATTCCTTGCAGAGCCCACTTATTAGAGCACCATAAGTTATAGAGTCAGCGAGGCATCCATTTTGAACCATTCTCTCAAAGACCCTCAAAGCCGATGTTGATTTGCCAACTTTACAATAGCCTGCAATCATTGAGGTATAAGTTTGTGTGGTTGGCACTAATTCTGTCGCAAGACACTTGTCAAACAGCTTTTGGCTTTCTTCCATTTGTCTCTGCTGACAATATGTAGCTATAAGGGTGGTGTATGTTTCTATATCAGGATGGCAACCATTTTCCACCATCCTGTTGAACAAATCTAGAGCATATGTTATGTGACCTTGTTTGCAGTGTTGAGTTATCAGTATAGTATATGTCACCTTATCAAGCTCAAGCCCTTGACTAGTGGCCCTCCGGAGCACCTTGTAGGCCTCTTGAATTTTACCTTTCTTGCAGAGGCCATCAATGACAGCATTGTATGTGTAAATGTTGGGCAGGAAACCTTCACTAGTCATCTTATTCATGAGCTCAAAGGCACGATCAAAGCTGCCTCCTTTGCAGTGCCCACTAATAAGCGTAGTGTATGTGTTTGTGTTTGGCGCCAACTCCTGCTCAACCATCCTTCCCAGCAGCATCTCTGCTCGAGCAAGCTTGCCCTCTTTACAGTACCCTCTAATCATCACAGTGTATGTATGCACATTCGGCTTGTATGAACTACTCTTGATGAGCTTCAAGAAAAGCCGGAATGCCCTCTCCGTCCACCCAATCTTACAGAGCCCGTCAATCAACGATGTGTGTGTGTACACGTTCGGCTTCAACCCTTTTCTGACCATCTCCTCCAGTACATGGAACGCCTGCTTGACGTGTCCTCTTTTACACAGACCATCAATCCACGCGGTGTAATTGACCACATTGGGCGGCGTTCCCATCTCCAGCATCCTCCTGAAGAACTCGGACACATCCCTAAACCGTCCCTTCTTGCAGAAGGTCCGCACGAGCACCGTGCATGTCGCGTTGTCCAGGCAGAACCCCTGCTCCCACATTGCTGTCAGCAAGGCGTCCAGGTCTTCCACCTGTCCTTCCCTGCAGCACCCCAAGACCAGCGCCCGGAAGCTGCGAGCGTCGGGGCACACCCCGCCACGCGTCACCATTCCATCGAACACCTTGCGCGCATAGACGAAGTTCCCGGTGTCAATCCCAGCTCTAAGGATCCAGTTGGCTGTTTCGACGCAGAACGGCAGACCGTGGCTGCGCATCTCGAAGACCATGTCCGCGGCCTCCGGGAGCCGACCTGCCTCGGCGAAGGCGGCGACCATCCGGCGCATGGCCTCGTGCGCCATGGGGAGGCTGCCCCTCGCGACGAAGGTGGTCGCGGCGGTGACGTAGAGGCGCATGAGTTGGCGCACGTCTGAGCGGGACGCCAGGCGGCGGAAGAGCGCGAGTGCCGCCGCGGAGCCATCGGAATCGGCGACGGAGGAGAGCGCCACGATGGCATCGTCGGGCGCGAGCGCGCCCGGGTCGTGGTCGCCGAGCGAGGAGATGCGGGAGGTGGCATCGGAGGTAGGAACGGGAGGTGGAGGCGGGGCGTTggatgtggtggtggtggagaaggacGAGAACTTGGGGAGACGGCCATGGCGATGGCGAGAGAGAATCTGCATGGACTCACTTCCTCTTTGGAAAATGGTTTCAAAGACTCTCCGGAGAATTGTTGGCTAGATGAGGGTGTCCTCCTGAGTCTGACTCACTCAAGTGCTCTTACAAACTATTGCAATCCGTTTTAAATTTGTTGACGTAGATTTGGTCTAATACACATCACGTTTTAATTACAGGTTCgctcattttgaaaaaaaaaaaaaactgtgtcAACTAACTTGAAACAAAAGGAGTACATATAATCTCCAAATCCAAAAGACAATATTTTGAACGTTTATGTTGGACAATACATATCAACTACTTTCAAATTCTAAAATTCCAATTCGACCAAAGATTAAGCATTAAAATGGACCAAAGTGCTGAAGTGCGCATCATGTCATCCGAAATGGTCATCATCATAGCAGATATATCATCCAAAATAGATGATTCAAATACAAATGTAATGAGAAATGAAAATCATCCAAATACAAAGATTATGAAAGAAGAAAGTTCAGCCACATTGCTCCACTCTAAACATCACATACACCACCAATGACAATGTCAGTCTCACTATCACTCCCTCCAATAAAGTGTCAACAGGCCGTGCCCACGCACCCACAAACTATGTTGCGGTTTTGCTAAAACACTAAAAATGAATACATGGAGGTATTCAAACTACGTACTATGTATTCTCTAGTGAAAGTGACCTCTTTCTATTGctaggtttttttttttgtgaatggGACACTGGCATTAAATAAACATCAAACAGTACAAAACAGCTTAAGAAAAACGAAAATTACAACGAGATTCTTGAGAAGCCCTTGAGTcggcgcgccgccgctgccgctcctccctgaGTCGGCCTGACGTTGTTGGTTAGCGTCGAGATGGGGTTGAAGCCAGAGAAGCATTATTACATGAGGCGCCACCACCACCTGAGCACCGCCCCTACAAACAAAAACCCTAAAGACGGGGAACGAAGCACCCAAAAATGGGAAACGGAGCCCACCCGCCGACGAGAGCCACGATCCACCGCACCTCCATGGCCCGAAGGCCACAGAGACGACCAGATCGGAGGCGGCCGCCGACAGGAGGCAGAGGAACCCTAATCGCTCCTCATGAGCGAAGGGGTACTAGGTTTCTATATGAATCATTACAGGTTAAAACATCGACATGCCGAATCTACCGTGGACGGAGGTTGTGATGATCTGGAGGGAGACTGGAGAGTTCCACCACGACGGATCCTATATAGTACCAATGATGAGGTTTTCAAAGCCAAGAAATGTATGAGCTTCTAACACGTACGTGCCCCAAATTCGCCAGCGGTACAAGCGGAAGCGAGAAATGCAACCCCATCTAAGTTGGGCCCCCCGGTGCTACTTGCACTGTCGATTTGTTGGAGATTCGCGCAAACCACTTCGCAAAAGAGCCCTTCCATCTCTGTCCAACCTGATAATTCCACCCAAATTTTAACATTGTTTTAGAGATTTATTCCCATGATAAATCTAAAACATCGTTGAAACGGTCTTGTGAACTACAGTCAGCTGCGCTGGAAATTTGATGTTCCAACAAGAATCATACGTGTATCAACCTTTGTTGAGGTATGAAGATTGAACCATATTAGATATTCGTAGGAGATTCACGCTGCAACAATATTGTTTTCTGGGGTATGAACAGGATTCACACATATATGTGAGGTGCGTAGacgatcgatcggcacagttggaTCGAGTAGGCTTGCGCGGAAGGCAAGGCCTACCGATGAGGCACTATAACCAACTTGAACTCATACGCGCAACAACTACCCCAGCTTTACATCCACATAAACCACCATAACCACCTCCATTCTTTGACTACCTTCCCGTGCACTCCACACTTCTCCCTATACATAACACGACCAGCCACCAAACTGAGGCACTCGCCGCACTCCCGCCCTTGAATAATCCTGAGACCACTCCTCGATCAACAGCCAGTCGAGCATGGCATCGATCAGCACGCACGacgacgctgctgctgctgctgctgtgacGAGCCATGTCGAGAACGCTCCGGCTCCTGCAGGTATTCTCGTTCTCTTCTGCGCGCGCGCAGCGGATCAACGTGATTGTCTTCTGACGCGCGCGCTCTCTCGATCGTGCATGCAGTTGCGACGGGAGATCGCGAGGAGGTGGCGGACGTCGGGAAGGGAACGGCAGCGGTGAAGGAGACGTCTGCGGAAGAggagcaggcggcggcggcgaggcgcgACGTGTTCCTGCTGGCCGGGATCAGGAAGCTCATCAAGAGCTTCAGGAGCCTGTCCCACATCTTCGAGATATacaaggacgaggaggaggaggaagaggacatcATGGACATCCAGATCGGGTTCCCGACGGACGTGCAGCACGTTGCCCACATCGGGCTGGACGGCTCCAGCAACGTCGCCAGCCTCAGGGGGATGGAGGGCGCCGCCAGGGACCTGCTCTCCCTCTCCACCAACCTCTCCATCCAGCAGTTCGACTTCGCCATGGCATCGCTCGCTGCTCACGACGACCGCAACGCCGCGCTTGCccgtaattaaattaattaattcCATGCTGCATGTTCCGTCCCCAACCTAATactctccctctctatccttcttGTTCTGTCCAGTCGATCTTGTGTTATGTTGTTACATGCCTTGCGCTGCTTCCAGTGACGATCGTTCAAGACAATTTCGCTTTACTTGTACGCTGTACAGCCTAGATTAGCAATCTATAAATTCTAAAcagggccggcggctcgtcgaaaCGGCCGATAGACCGTCGGTAAAACTCCAAATGTCTGACAGATTGTCCGTCGATTGCTGACTTCAATTCCACGGATGACTTCTGAACGAGTGTGCCTTCAGGTATGAGGTATCACTGTATCAGCGATCTCCTATCCTGAACCGGTCGGACGCAGCCATCCCGTACAAAAGTTAAATGGTACTCGCACACGGTACATCTCAACAAGCCCAGCGTCAACAGAACGGTCGAGGCGGCAAAGAAAGGAGTCGCGTACATATGCCCTGATATGCCAATTAAATACCTAGGCATAGAGCTTTGCTCATATGGCGCGCCAGTCAAGGGATGCAGAAGGAAGGTGTTGCTGAAATCATCAAGGACttatgttttatttcttttgcttGTAAGGATGTTCTTGTAAAGTGCTGGTTTTGGATAATATATTGTGTATTTTCGTAAAAAAAATTACCTAGACATGCCATGCTAGGAGAAATAAGTTCATGCATGAAATGAGATATTCCTGgggaaaagaagcaaaaaaaaatgATTGAGAGATGGGTGGGAGGAGCTCTAGCCATAGGTGGCAGGGTAACAAAACTTTACATATGTCTATGTCCTTTGTAGCATGAAACAAATATTTAATAGATGGATAAACCAACGAGACCTTTCCTATGGCAGAATAGATTTGATAAAATAAGATGCTACTGGGTTAGATGAAATCTGATTGGCAGACCAAAAAAGAAAGGTGGTTTAGGGGTGAAAAATCTAACCAAGTTCAACATTAGTTTgtgttataatcgagatgcacaataaacgaagaacaaaaaataaaacactgcaggggacatgagattttaacgtggaaaacccttgcaacacacaagggaaaaaccacgggcgccagccagcaaaacttcactattgatgcgacaaaaccctagcggc
It includes:
- the LOC127295286 gene encoding LRR receptor kinase SERK2 isoform X5; translated protein: MKLVAFGLVLLGCLQSLAAPDRQVIALHEIRMMLTDSRGVLKDWNDNQVSPCYLANVRCDQHGDVIGITLSSSGLSGVLSPSIATIKTLQQLLLDGNSITGGIPQELGNLSNLMTLKLGRNKLNGSIPESVGLLSELQNLDLSHNLLIGNIPSSLSNLPSLNNINLAYNSLSGEIPEQLLQVSQYNFSSYTGNHLNCDQHLTSCAGGTNKTATGGSRNSTLKVIIGSIGGAVTLIVFVVLFLLWWQRMRHHPEIYIDVAGQHDHSLEFGQIKRFSWRELQIATNNFSELSVLGKGGFGKVYIGVLPGPDSKKVAVKRLFEVESPEGEMAFLREVELISIAVHKNILRLIGFCTTPTERLLVYPFMENLSVASRLRDIELNEQTLDWPTRMRIALGAARGLEYLHEHCNPKIIHRDVKAANVLLDGKFEAVIGDFGLAKMMDIGRNTVTTGVRGTMGHIAPEYFKTGRPSVKTDIFGYGVMLLEIVTGEIDDARRAIGRNHRPQYRLCI
- the LOC127295286 gene encoding LRR receptor kinase SERK2 isoform X4, giving the protein MKLVAFGLVLLGCLQSLAAPDRQVIALHEIRMMLTDSRGVLKDWNDNQVSPCYLANVRCDQHGDVIGITLSSSGLSGVLSPSIATIKTLQQLLLDGNSITGGIPQELGNLSNLMTLKLGRNKLNGSIPESVGLLSELQNLDLSHNLLIGNIPSSLSNLPSLNNINLAYNSLSGEIPEQLLQVSQYNYTGNHLNCDQHLTSCAGGTNKTGGSRNSTLKVIIGSIGGAVTLIVFVVLFLLWWQRMRHHPEIYIDVAGQHDHSLEFGQIKRFSWRELQIATNNFSELSVLGKGGFGKVYIGVLPGPDSKKVAVKRLFEVESPEGEMAFLREVELISIAVHKNILRLIGFCTTPTERLLVYPFMENLSVASRLRDIELNEQTLDWPTRMRIALGAARGLEYLHEHCNPKIIHRDVKAANVLLDGKFEAVIGDFGLAKMMDIGRNTVTTGVRGTMGHIAPEYFKTGRPSVKTDIFGYGVMLLEIVTGERAIFPHFMEGDGEVMLIDQVKLMMQEGRLEEIIDHNIDCAYDSQELVKIIQVALLCTHINPGQRPAMSEVVHMLEGNIVSKDRWEEWQRAELTRREQYENKQHHKLFSFSEESLNIHEAIELSGGR